From the genome of Sinanaerobacter sp. ZZT-01:
TATTTCTACGCTATGCATTTTCTCCAACAGCAGATGATAAACGAAATTTAAGTTTTGGAGATGCAGAATTATCTGTGGAAATCGTAAATGGGTCCTTTGTAAAACCGATTATTCGTACGTATGAGTTGGAAGAATACCAGTCGTTCTCAGAAGCGAAACGAGAAAAAATACAGAATCAGACATTGGGGAAAATAGAAGGGGATATTCCTTGTGTCTATTTAGATGGTACGAAAGAAAGTCTGAAATTTTCTTTTAAAAAAGATGGAGTAAAAACAAAACCCGATCATGACCCTGAAATTCAATTGACATCTTATCCGGTCACCACAGAGGATCAAGAGCCAGAACGAGTCATCACGGGTAGTTTGTTGAAAGATGAGAAAGACGAATATTTCTACATGCTTTATCGATACCGTACTCAGTATGAAAAATATTTTTTAGAAACCAATTGTCTTCAGCTAAGCTATGAAATAGATGGTAGAAAATATATTTCTATTTTTTCTGTTCATACTTCAAATCCTGATGCAGATTTTTTCAATAATGAAACATTAAAAGAACCCATCCCTCCTGAAAAGTTATACTGAAAGCTCTAATTCTTCCTGTTCAAGTTTTGGGAAAGATTGAAATTCTTTCTGAATTAAAATGACAGATAAAATGGTAGCTAAAAGATCACTGATCGGCTGCGCACAAAAAATTCCCAGCGTTCCGAAGAAGAACGGGAGGATGTAGATAAAAGGAACGAGTGCCAGCACCTGACGGATCAGTGTAATAATACTCGATGCTTTTGGCTTTCCAATGGACTGAAAGAAGGTGGTAGCCAGCATGACAAAACCGAGTACAGGGGCGATGATAAAGCAGAGCAAGGGAATAGGTTGTTTCTGTCACACCAAAAAGTTTCAAAAAATTACTTGGAAAAAGAAGAAGACAAATGGTCAGAAGTACTTCAAAAAATATGGTCAGCAAAAAAGCGGAACTAAAAGACTTGTTTGCATTATTTGTATCCTCTTTGCCTCGATATAGAGTAAATAGCGTGGAGCCACCGGCACTGCACATCAGCCCAAAGGCAATCATCATAAAAGAGAGTGGAAAATAGATTGATAGTGCTGCGAGTGCCGTGTTTCCGTTAAAATTTCCAATGAAAATACGGTCAACGATATTGTAGATTGCCGTAATCAGCAAAGAAGCAGCAGGGATCGAAAATCGCAGGATCATCGGCAAAATCTTTCCCTTAGAAAAATCCGATTGATTATTCATGAGAAGCCCTCCTTATAGGCATAGCTTCTTGAAGCTTCTGTATTACGAGAATTGCGTCTTGAGCCTGTGCGTCTGTGATTTCTGTGATGAGTTGTTGTGCCCATTCGGTATGATAGGCTGTGACATAATGTTGTTCATAGGCACGTCCTTTATCAGTCAATGAAAGTAAGGTAACCCGTTTATCGTAGTCAGCGATGTACTTTTTTAAGATACCCATATCCTCTAACTCGTTGATGAGTTTTGTTACACTTGGTGTTGTGATATTTAATTTATTGCTGACATCACTAACACATACTTCTCCTAATAATTTTTCTTGTTCAAAAATTGCATCAATGACATGAATGTGGCGAGGTTTCATCCCTTTTGGCAATTCCTCCATTGTTTCTGTTATTTTTTTCGCAGTAAAGCAGGCATCTAAAAGCTGCTTGATTGTGGTTGCTGTCATAAACATTTCCTCTTATATAGATAGATTCAAGTACTGTCAAATTTATTTTTATACTTTTTAGAAAAAGGCTCTACAACTCCTCTTTAAAATTAGCGATAGATATTGCGAAGGTCTTTAATATGCCGATAGAGAAATTGTTTGAGTTCTGTAAAAAAGAAAATTAGCTTGCAAGCTGTAAAAAAAGAATTGACTTTTCTTTTTAAGGATAATAAAATTACAATTAGTTTAGCATAATTTGCTTACAGACCCCGAGCGTGTAAGTTGGAAATGTTGATAAATTCCTTATACTTGGGCACCTTAGGAATTTTGAATTAGTGGTGCAACCGACCAACAATTATATTGATTGTTGGTTTTTTTATGTAAAAAAATGGGTATTGATCGTTGTTTTCAAAAATGAATCTGGGAGAAATATATTGAAATATACTACTAATCACAGAGCAGACAGAAAAAAACTTAAAAAATTAGAGTTAAAATCTAATATTTTATTATATAAAAAACTCGCAGATGAATCCTCTGACGGGATCGTATGTTTCAATGAGTCAGGAAATTATATCTATGCCAATTATGTCTATGCGAAATTACTAAATGTAAAGAGAAAGCAATTAATTGGAAGGAATCTTCTCGATTTTTATAAACGAAATGATGCTGAAAAGTTTTTGAGATTACTTGCTGAAGTATGTAGAAGCAAAGAGTGTGTGAATGCAGAATTTGAGTACAATGTAAAAGGTACGTCTCATTTTATTTCTGAATGCTTGAAACCAATTATAGATGTATCCGGTAAGGTGGAAATGGTTCTGTGTACTTTAAAGGATGTCACTGAATTAAAGAATATGGAAACGGAATCGAAAGAGCGGGAATATTTGTTTCATAAGGCTCAGCTCGTTGCTTCTTTGGGCAGCTATGTTCTGGATTTGCAAAAGAACATATATAAGTGCACAGAAGAGTTAGATGCAATCTTGGGCATTGATAAGAGTTATCCGCACAATATGGAAGGATGGCTTAACTTGGTTTGCGCTGAATGGCGCGAACCCTTGTTAAAGAATATGTCTGAAGCAGAATACACTCATAGTAAGTTTGATTTCCAGTATAAGATTATTCGGCAAAATGATGAAGAGGAACGATGGGTTCACGTTCTTGGTGAGTTTAAGTATGATAAAAGTGGAAATGCAGTGCAATTGATCGGAACACTTCAAGATATAACAGGACGAAAAAAAACAGAGGAAGAAATCATCTATTTAAGCTACCATGATAAATTGACCGGCCTTTATAATCGAAGATTTTATGAAGAAATCGTGGAAAAATTGGATGTCGAAAATAATTTCCCTTTGACAGTTATCATGGGGGATGTAAATGGTTTAAAGCTGATAAACGATGCATTTGGTCATTTAAAGGGGGACGAGCTTCTTGAGAAATCTGCATCGGTGATGAAACAAGCATGTCGGGAAGGGGATATTATCATTCGCTGGGGTGGAGATGAATTTATTATTCTCTTACAAAAAGCGGATGAAGAGGCTGCAAGTGAAATTGTTGAAAGGATAAAGCAATTATGTGAAAAAGAATTAATCAATGATATTACGCTCAGCATCTCATTTGGCTACGCAACAAAGACTAATTCTGAAGAAGACATGCTGAAAATCTTAAAAAGTGCAGAAGATAATATGTATAATCATAAAATAATTGAAAAGCAGCTCTTGCGCGGTAAAGTGATTTATAAAATTATAAATACATTTCATAAAAAAAACCAGAGAGAACAAAAGCACTCCGAACGAGTTTGTGAAGTCAGCAGAAAGCTGGGGATGCAGATGGGTTTATCTGCATCCGAATTAAATGAACTTCAGATAGCGGCTTACCTTCATGATATTGGAAAAATTGCAATTCAGGATAATCTGATTAATAAGAAGAGCAAATTGAGTCTACAGGAAGAAATGGAAATAAAAAGACATTCTGACATCGGGTATCGTATTTTAAGCTCCTCT
Proteins encoded in this window:
- a CDS encoding HD domain-containing phosphohydrolase yields the protein MKYTTNHRADRKKLKKLELKSNILLYKKLADESSDGIVCFNESGNYIYANYVYAKLLNVKRKQLIGRNLLDFYKRNDAEKFLRLLAEVCRSKECVNAEFEYNVKGTSHFISECLKPIIDVSGKVEMVLCTLKDVTELKNMETESKEREYLFHKAQLVASLGSYVLDLQKNIYKCTEELDAILGIDKSYPHNMEGWLNLVCAEWREPLLKNMSEAEYTHSKFDFQYKIIRQNDEEERWVHVLGEFKYDKSGNAVQLIGTLQDITGRKKTEEEIIYLSYHDKLTGLYNRRFYEEIVEKLDVENNFPLTVIMGDVNGLKLINDAFGHLKGDELLEKSASVMKQACREGDIIIRWGGDEFIILLQKADEEAASEIVERIKQLCEKELINDITLSISFGYATKTNSEEDMLKILKSAEDNMYNHKIIEKQLLRGKVIYKIINTFHKKNQREQKHSERVCEVSRKLGMQMGLSASELNELQIAAYLHDIGKIAIQDNLINKKSKLSLQEEMEIKRHSDIGYRILSSSYNMLELADYIYTHHERWDGKGYPNGLEGKNIPIISRIIAIAEAYDTLVSEQPYRTACSKEEALLELKKNAGTQFDPDMIGTFEQIIK